One Myxococcus stipitatus DNA segment encodes these proteins:
- the dgcN gene encoding N-acetyltransferase DgcN, giving the protein MEIQKPYLLFLGDVSDQLAAKTAHGIVDWRPEWCVGQLRLPGCQADCGLTDMDIAEAKAKGARTLVVGVANAGGVLPQHWVGKLVEALDAGLDVATGLHRRLSSIPAIAQAAARTGRQLHDVRVPDMEFATGKGTKRSGLRLLTVGTDCSVGKKYTALALEKEMRSRGIQADFRATGQTGIFISGRGVAIDAVVSDFVAGAAEWLSPPNAPDHWDLVEGQGSLFHPSFAGVTLGLLHGAQPDAFIVCHEPTRKTMRGVQHPPPSIQAVIDRTVLEGQLTNPRIQCTGIAINTEHLGEPEALALLEKTGREHGLPCVDPIRTGVGPLVDELARRFPRQG; this is encoded by the coding sequence GTGGAGATCCAGAAGCCCTACCTGTTGTTCCTGGGAGACGTGTCGGACCAGCTCGCGGCGAAGACGGCGCACGGCATCGTCGACTGGAGGCCGGAGTGGTGCGTGGGGCAACTGCGGTTGCCGGGCTGCCAGGCCGACTGCGGCCTGACGGACATGGACATCGCCGAGGCGAAGGCGAAGGGCGCGCGGACGCTCGTGGTGGGCGTGGCCAACGCGGGCGGGGTGCTGCCACAGCACTGGGTGGGCAAGCTGGTGGAGGCGCTCGACGCGGGCCTGGACGTGGCGACGGGGCTGCACCGGCGGCTGTCGTCCATCCCCGCCATCGCCCAGGCCGCCGCGCGCACCGGGCGCCAGCTGCACGACGTGCGGGTCCCCGACATGGAGTTCGCCACGGGCAAGGGCACGAAGCGCTCCGGGCTGCGGCTGTTGACGGTGGGCACGGACTGCTCGGTGGGGAAGAAGTACACCGCGCTGGCGCTGGAGAAGGAGATGCGCTCGCGGGGCATCCAGGCGGACTTCCGGGCCACGGGGCAGACGGGCATCTTCATCTCCGGCCGGGGCGTGGCCATCGACGCGGTGGTGTCCGACTTCGTCGCGGGCGCGGCCGAGTGGCTCTCCCCGCCCAACGCGCCGGACCACTGGGACCTGGTGGAGGGACAGGGCTCGCTGTTCCACCCGTCGTTCGCGGGCGTCACGCTGGGGCTGCTGCACGGCGCGCAGCCCGACGCGTTCATCGTCTGCCACGAGCCCACGCGCAAGACGATGCGCGGCGTCCAGCATCCCCCGCCCTCCATCCAGGCCGTCATCGACCGCACCGTCCTTGAGGGGCAGCTCACCAACCCCCGCATCCAGTGCACGGGCATCGCCATCAACACCGAGCATCTGGGCGAGCCGGAGGCGCTGGCGCTGCTGGA